A region of the Melanotaenia boesemani isolate fMelBoe1 chromosome 6, fMelBoe1.pri, whole genome shotgun sequence genome:
CCTATGGTTTCTGAGCCCCGGGCTGTGCCATTTCGAGGATGACTTTTGCTGCGGCCATACTTGTTTTCTGAATACCGAGAGTGCTCTGTGTGGTGATCATGTAGATGCTCCCCATGGGGATCCTTGTAAGAGTCTTGACTGGCCGTGCTCTCCCTGGATATAGTTCGATTTTGTCTGTACTTGTCTGCTCTGGAAGTGGAGGTGTGGtgtttgtggtggtggtgggtcTGGGGAGCCCCTGTGGTGTGGCCAGGCATGGCTCAAAATACCTGGGACCTGGTGTGGAAGAAGGATGTTTAGATGTTGATTAAAGCTATATTGTTACCACATACACCAATATCTGTCATTCTCCATGACGTGTCAAACTCAGACTTAGCCTCCAGGAAAGAAACCTGCCCTAAAATTCTGAGAATGTAAATACAGGCAAGTGCTGTAATAGCTGGCCTAGGTGTTATTTGCCTAAATTTATCAGGCCCTCCCTTTAACTTACAGTACATGTGCAGTTAAGATCAAACCTCATTCAACATTTAAGCCTTTTGAAGTCAACTTGCAAAACGTCCACTTACCGCATAAGAAGAAACAGTTGTGGTTGCGTTTTCGCTCAAACAACTTGCTCTGCGAGCAAACCGCGGAAGTCTCACAGAGAAAACTTGTGGCGCCtcaaacagagagaaaaggacGGATTTCGACAGTATAGTGCTCTCCAGGTGTTTCTACATCCACCAGACGGTAAACTTGAAGACGCGAGTCGGGCGCCTCGACCGAGCGACGCCACGCAGCTCATTAGTGTCGTCTCTTATGGTCAAATTAACTCCTCTGTGTTGCAGAGAGTCTTCCAGTGTTTGGCTATTACCTGCGGCTACAGCTAATCCCAGATTTGAACACCCACCCACAGGTGAGTCGTGACGTCACGCGAGGCGGATACAAACGAGCAGAGGAAGAACAAGAATCACGAAGAGCGGGGATGATCAAATACACCTGAAACATTACACTTTCCACGGACAGGTTGTTTAATTACACGTGACCCCAAAAACAGACATATTGGACTTTACATGGGGACAAATAAACTTTATAATACATGCGCATACATGCTGGTAACATCCAGGGTAAGGCTGACAGGTCTGCACAGCTGCAGAGCCAGCAGGTGTGTTTCCAAACAATATCTTTCATTCTGCCCCATTTTCACTGCATGGGATCACTtaatcacatacacacacacacatacatacacagacGTGCAtcatatatatactatatatatatatatatatatatatatatatatatggaagcATGGCGTTCCCCACATCAGTcataataaaaccaaacaagaaCTAGATAATCTAATAAAGAAttgctttattaataattaatgcaCATTTTATATCATACAGCAACCTTAATGTACGTTTCTTAAAATGTAGTAATACTGATGGCATTATGCAGAATAAACTATTAAGCAGAATACAGAAGCACCATGTATATGTATTATAtgctttacatatttttaaaaaagcatatttaatattataaagACCTATATTAAAAATGCACTAAGTCTCTATTAATTTTCTTACAACATGCATTTTTCATGCCTCTGATCTGCCACCTAAGTTGTTTCTAGCTGCACAACTTGATATTTACAGGCACGAAACTAATCCCAAAAAGGACATTCTAAAACTAAGATGAGAATATTTTCAATGCTGCCTATTGCACTCATTATGtttataaaacagtaaaacacaaaactaattTACAGGTAAAGTTTTTGTGCCTCAGTACAAAGGCACTTTTAAGGTTAGATTTATAGGGTGTGGCTGtagtataaaaacatgaaccTCCAAACAGCATTTAAACTGCAAGTTCCCTGACATAACCTATTCAAACCTACCTCATATTTTGTTGAATAACTCTACATGATGCTCATAAACTTACATGAGGGGAGGTCATCACCTGTTTGGTTTTTGGGTCAGTTGGGTCCTGAACAATACAGGTGTCATTTGGGAGCTGTTGTGACAAAGCTAATCCCACATGCCTTTGCATCCTGCTGCCTTCTGCTGAGATGCGCCCCAGCCGAGGGTCCGAGTCAATCTCGTAGCGGTAGTGATACCCCTCCAGAACATCACGACATGCATCTCTTGTTTCTGTGATCCACTTTTTCATTCCATTGCGATTCAGGTaaagcacaaacagaaaaaccatgCCCACAAAGCCCAGAACCAACCCCAAGAAGACATAGGACGTCTGCAGGGTGAGGTCAGTCACCTCAGTAAGGACTGGAGCAACACAACCAATGGCCTGCACAGTCAGACCTCGCACCCGGGAATTGTTTAATCCAGCTGGTGAGGCGCATCTAATAGCATCCACATCTACCTGAGCTCTTGATTTATTGAGCCAAGTGACAAAATCATGGATCTCACAAATGCAGGTGTACGGGTTATTACCAAGAAGGATTTTAATGTTCCCAAGCCTCTCCAGCTCTTGTAGAGCATCGGCCCTGAATGTTGTGAAAGTGTTGTGTGTCAGGTCCAGCATCTCCAGATGATCCATGCCAGAAAATGTCCCACTGTAGACAGCCACCAAAGAGTTGTTGGTGagcaggagctgctgcagattgGGAACGTGGGAGAACATCCCAGGGGGCAGCAGAGCAAGACGGTTTCCAGAAAGGTTGAGGCGGAGAAGCCCCCAGAGGCCACCCCAACGCAGAGCTGTGGTGAGATCTGTCAGGGCGGTGAAGTTGTACAGCGAACAGCTCAGGTTAAGCTCCTGAAGTGGGCTACCAGGTATGCTGAGAGCCTCAGGATGGATTAGTGCCAGCTGGTTTCCACTGAGGTCCAGGAAGCGCAGATTGGTGAGTGAAGCAAAGGTGTGGGATGCCAACTCTGTAATCCTGGGAAGATGACTAACACTGTGACACCTGCTCTCTCAGACACTTCATTCTTATGCTTGAACAGAAGTAGCACATCTTACAAAttaccacattcacatacttattcattattcctttatttattatgtacacaTGAACAAAGTTAGTCATATTATCCAATACATGactgaaaaagagaagaacaaCACTGATATTCTCACCTGTTATTGCTTAAAATGATGTTAGTGACATTCTCCAGCTCTGTAAACGAATCAGGTCCAATCTGGTGTATATTATTCCCAGTGATGATGACAGTCCTGGCATATCCTGGAATATCTTGTGGTACTTTGAGCAGAGCCTTAGaaacacatttcactgtacGGGTGACAGCAAAACACTCACATCCAAAAGGGCACTCAAAGCACTGATGGGGCGCACAAAGAAGAAGTCCCAAAAAAACGTAGACTGCAAAGACACACATCTCTAAACTACAGCCAATTTGAAAatttaagaaggaaaaaaaaaggtttataaaGAGAATTACAGCAGAGGAAAAGTGACCTTTTGTTCTAACAGACTAATCTAATGCTGCAGAGGTGGTAAGACACTCCTCGTTCCAGCATCAGCCCCTCCTCATCGGCTCCACTGTAGCAATGAGGGTTCCCGCAAATTGATGGTAGTTCATATCACACAGAGTCTGCTG
Encoded here:
- the LOC121642195 gene encoding trophoblast glycoprotein-like — protein: MCVFAVYVFLGLLLCAPHQCFECPFGCECFAVTRTVKCVSKALLKVPQDIPGYARTVIITGNNIHQIGPDSFTELENVTNIILSNNRITELASHTFASLTNLRFLDLSGNQLALIHPEALSIPGSPLQELNLSCSLYNFTALTDLTTALRWGGLWGLLRLNLSGNRLALLPPGMFSHVPNLQQLLLTNNSLVAVYSGTFSGMDHLEMLDLTHNTFTTFRADALQELERLGNIKILLGNNPYTCICEIHDFVTWLNKSRAQVDVDAIRCASPAGLNNSRVRGLTVQAIGCVAPVLTEVTDLTLQTSYVFLGLVLGFVGMVFLFVLYLNRNGMKKWITETRDACRDVLEGYHYRYEIDSDPRLGRISAEGSRMQRHVGLALSQQLPNDTCIVQDPTDPKTKQVMTSPHVSL